A genomic window from Pecten maximus chromosome 2, xPecMax1.1, whole genome shotgun sequence includes:
- the LOC117321552 gene encoding uridine phosphorylase 1-like, with amino-acid sequence METVIGTSESNGPVKVRNPHIKSLSVDHLYHIALDTSDIDKLESIFGDVKFVCFGGQPSRMEGFVKYINKELGLDTHGPCPQNYAAGTDRYCVYKAGPVLSVSHGIGIPSLSIVFNEILKLMHYAKCRDVTFFRIGTCGGIGLEPGSVVLTEKAVDGEFSHFYKMFILGKRVERPAIVDESLVQDLEACAREDDEFRTVRGITMCTEDFYECQARLDGAFCDFNEQDKMAFMQTLKENNICNIEMESLGFLALCRHAGIKGAVACVTLLDRLEQDYITVDIPKLKKWQVRAQTLILRYIKKKLGIECGLIPSLVYPQTIWCY; translated from the exons ATGGAGACTGTTATTGGGACTTCGGAATCTAACGG GCCCGTGAAGGTGCGGAACCCTCACATCAAATCCCTCAGTGTCGATCATCTATATCACATCGCCCTGGACACCTCCGACATCGACAAGCTCGAGAGCATCTTCGGGGATGTCAAG TTCGTATGTTTTGGAGGCCAACCTTCCCGGATGGAGGGATTTGTGAAGTATATTAATAAGGAACTAGGCCTCGACACACATGGTCCCTGTCCACAAAACTACGCTGCCGGGACTGACCGCTATTGTGTGTATAAGGCTGGGCCTGTCCTGTCTGTAAGC CACGGAATCGGGATACCCTCCCTGTCAATTGTGTTCAATGAAATCCTCAAACTCATGCACTACGCCAAATGccgtgacgtcacattttttaGAATAGGAACTTGTGGCGGAATTG GTCTGGAGCCCGGCAGTGTAGTACTTACAGAGAAGGCAGTAGACGGAGAGTTTTCACACTTCTACAAAATG TTCATCCTCGGGAAGAGGGTGGAGAGGCCAGCTATCGTAGATGAGAGCCTCGTCCAGGATCTGGAGGCGTGTGCCAGGGAGGACGATGAATTCCGAACCGTCAGAGGCATTACGATGTGTACTGAAGACTTTTATGAAT GTCAGGCCAGGTTGGATGGCGCCTTCTGTGACTTCAATGAACAGGACAAGATGGCATTTATGCAGACgttgaaagaaaataatatcTGTAACATCGAAATGGAATCTCTGGGGTTCCTGGCGTTATGTCGACATGCAGGGATCAaag GAGCTGTGGCGTGTGTGACATTACTTGACCGCCTGGAGCAGGACTACATCACAGTGGATATCCCAAAACTCAAGAAATGGCAAGTCAGGGCCCAGACGTTAATCCTTCGCTACATAAAGAAGAAGTTAGGCATCGAGTGCGGGCTAATACCTAGCCTGGTGTACCCACAAACAATATGGTGCTATTAA